The nucleotide sequence GAATGGTTCTACTACTATTAAACTATCTATATAATGAACAGCAAGTCGTAATCACAAGGCAGTTGGTCGAACAAGTGCAGGAAGTGATGCAAGGTTCAGCCGGTACTGTTTTTTTACATTTGCCGCAAAATTGTATGATGGTTCGCCAATACGACTCGGTTTTTTTCAGCCGCCATCCGATTGGAGAAGCCGCGGATCAAGAAGTTTCTTCCATTTCAGCTGAATGGTCGAGGGAATTAAAGGGGTATCGCTACAAGGCAGTTCCACTACCTCTTGCGGAACCCGCAAAAGGCTGCGTGTTCTGGTATTTTTCTTCAAACGGCGGAATCCGGTTGCTTGCAAGAAGCCGCAAGCCTGGCGACCGCATTCAGCTTCCCGGAATGGAACATTCGAAAAAAGTGGCGCGCTTGATGATTGATGAAAAAGTACCTCTCGCTTTGAGAGGTGACTGGCCGGTCATTGCGACTGAAAATGACGAAGTATTGTTTGTGCCAGGTTTGCGCCCGTCAAATTTCTTCAGCCGGGTAAAGCGCGATGAAGATAACTGGGTATTGATAGAACAAAAAGTTAAGATCGCAAAAAGCGGATTATAGGAGGTCCACCATGCTAGAGAAAGACATTGAAGAAATATTAATCTCAGAAGAACGCCTGCAGGAAAAAGCGCGGGAATTAGGGGAAACATTGACCCGTGATTATCAGGACAAATACCCGTTGGCAATTGGGGTATTAAAAGGCGCCATGCCATTTATGGGAGATTTGATGAAACGTATTGACTGCTACGTAGAAATGGACTTTATGGATGTTTCGAGCTACGGCAATGCGACGGTTTCTTCAGGAGAAGTGAAAATCGTAAAAGATTTGAATACCAGCGTGGAAGGCCGCGATCTTCTTATCATTGAAGATATTATTGACAGTGGATTGACACTCAGTTATTTGGTGGATCTATTTAAATACCGGAAAGCAAATTCGATTAAAATTGTTACGCTTCTTGATAAGCCGTCAGGCCGGAAAGTAGACTTGAAAGCGGATTATATCGGATTTGAAGTGCCGGATGCATTTGTTGTCGGATACGGCCTGGATTATGCAGAAAAGTACCGCAACCTGCCTTATATCGGGATTTTAAAACCGTCGGTGTATAGCGAAGACCAAGAATAGTCAACAGAAGTTCACAAACCGTTAATTCAGTAGGGAAGCCAAGAGCTTTTCGTTGTATGCTGAAATGTTCCTATGTTAGTATTTAGTATAGTTTTGGGAAACTTTGTGAGGAGGCTTGGAATGAATCGAATATTTCGATACACCATATTTTATTTACTGATTTTCCTAGTGATTATCGGGATTTTGGGAACGTTCAACAACAGCGCCCAACCGACTGAAAATATAGGATACAACGACTTTTTGGAGGCATTGCAAGATGGAACCGTCACTGAAGTGACCATCCAGCCGGATGCCAATGTTTACGAAGTAACAGGGAAACTTCAAGGCTATGACGAAAACCAGTCATTTGTTACGAATATTCCAATGGAAAATGAAGCAGTGATAACAAAAATTGATGAAATTGCCACAGATCAGGGAGTCGACGTTGACTACTTGAAAGCTCCGCAGACAAGCGGCTGGGTTTCTTTCTTCACAGGGATCATTCCATTCATTATTATCTTCATTCTTTTCTTCTTCTTGCTGAACCAATCACAAGGCGGCGGTGGCGGCCGAGTGATGAACTTCGGGAAAAGTAAAGCGAAGCTGTATGACGACCAGAAACACAAAGTCCGCTTCAACGATGTTGCTGGAGCAGACGAAGAGAAACAGGAACTTGTCGAAGTTGTTGATTTCTTGAAAGATCCACGCAGATTCGCCGATATCGGCGCACGCATTCCAAAAGGGATTTTGCTTGTAGGGCCTCCGGGTACCGGTAAAACCTTATTGGCTCGTGCAGTTGCCGGTGAAGCAGGCGTGCCGTTCTTCTCCATCAGTGGTTCGGATTTCGTAGAGATGTTTGTCGGAGTCGGGGCTTCCCGGGTTCGTGACCTTTTCGAAAACGCGAAGAAAAATTCTCCGTGTATCATTTTCATCGATGAAATTGATGCAGTTGGACGCCAGCGTGGAGCTGGTCTTGGCGGCGGACACGATGAGCGTGAACAAACATTGAACCAATTGCTTGTTGAAATGGATGGCTTCGGCGCAAACGAAGGCGTCATCATCATTGCAGCAACAAACCGTCCGGATATTCTGGATCCTGCTCTTCTGCGTCCTGGCCGTTTTGACCGCCAGATCACAGTTGGCCGCCCAGACGTTAAAGGACGCGAAGAAGTATTGAAAGTCCATGCACGCAATAAGCCGCTTGATCCGACAGTGGATATGAAAGCAATTGCGCAGCGTACACCTGGATTCTCAGGTGCGGATCTAGAGAACTTATTGAACGAAGCGGCACTTGTTGCAGCTCGCCGCAGTAAACTCAAAATTGATATGTCCGATATTGATGAAGCAACAGACCGTGTAATTGCAGGTCCTGCTAAAAAGAATCGGGTCATTTCGAAAAAAGAACGCAATATCGTGGCTTTCCATGAATCTGGACATACAGTCGTAGGTCTAATTTTGGATGACGCGGACATTGTCCATAAAGTGACCATCGTTCCTCGCGGACAAGCCGGCGGATACGCCGTCATGCTTCCAAGAGAAGATCGTTACTTTATGACGAAACCGGAATTGCTGGACAAAATTGCTGGATTGCTCGGCGGCCGTGTAGCTGAAGATATTATCTTCGGTGAAGTGTCAACCGGCGCCCATAATGACTTCCAGCGTGCAACAGCGATTGCGCGCAGCATGGTTACAGAATACGGGATGAGCGATAAGATCGGACCGATCCAATTCGGTCAGGCACAAGGCGGGAACGTCTTCCTGGGCCGCGACTTTAACTCAGAACAAAACTACTCGGATGCGATTGCGTTTGAAATCGACCAAGAAATCCAACGCATTATCAAAGAGCAGTATATCCGTACAAAAGAAATTTTGACTGAAAACAAACATCTTCTTGATTTGATTGCTACAACATTGCTTGACGTTGAAACATTGGATGCTGCCCAAATTCTTCACTTGAAAGAACACGGCACGCTTCCTGAACGTTCATACGAAGCATTGAATGGCGATTTTGAAAAAGAAGGCGTGGATTTGACGAAGGATGAAACTCCTGACGTAACAGGCGCTCCTAATGATCCATCATCAGGAGATTTGCCGAAAGAAGGAAGTACTTCCGGAAGCGCTTCAGGCCCGATTCAAGAAGAACGCAAATAAGCAAAACAACTAAAGCTGTCTGTTCCCTCAAAGGGACGGGCAGCTTTTTTATTATCCCGCTCTCTTTATATAGGTCCTAACGCTTTTCTTATTTCTCTGAAAATATGGTATGATGTTTTGGAAAATCCTGAATAAGCGAGGGCGCAATTATGATTTTAGTAATGGATGTCGGAAACACCAATATTGTATTGGGGGTTTACGGCCAAGATCGACTTTTGCACCATTGGCGCTTGGAAACAGACCGCCACAAAACAGAAGATGAATTCGGCATGCAGTTGAAAGCGCTGTTAACTGATGCTGGATTAGCGTTTGCTTCGATCAATGGCATCATCATGTCTTCAGTTGTTCCGCCGATCATGGCGGCTTTGGAACGGATGTGCCAAAAATATTTCCACATCAAACCATTGATTGTGGGCCCGGGTGTGAAAACCGGCTTGAATATAAAATACGACAATCCGCGGGAAGTAGGTGCGGACCGGATAGTCAATGCGGTCGCTGCCATTGAAGAATACGGGGCTCCGTTAATTATTGTGGATTTTGGGACAGCAACTACCTACTGCTATATCAATGAGCACCGGCAGTATATGGGAGGTGCCATTGCCCCGGGCATCAACATTTCAACCGAGGCTTTGTATAGCCGGGCATCGAAATTGCCGCGCATCGAAATTGCCCGGCCAGCCAGTGTTATAGGAAAAAATACGGTGTCTGCTATGCAGTCCGGAATTGTCTATGGCTATGTGGGACAGGCAGAAGGCATTGTGGCACGCATGAAAGCGGAGAGCAAACAGCAGCCGAAAGTGATTGCAACCGGAGGCATGGCTCCGCTGATTGCCGATGAATCCGCAGTTATTGATAAAGTGGATCCTTTTTTAACACTGAAAGGACTTTATTTAATTTACAAGCGTAACTAAGCGCAATGAGAAAGGAACGATGATGGATATGGGAGATTATTTAGTGCGAGGACTGGGCTTTAATGGCAGTGTCCGCGCTTTTGCAGTCGATACAACTCAAACAGTGGCAGAGGCGCAAAAGCGCCATATGACCTGGCCGACTGCTTCGGCAGCCCTCGGCAGAACAATGACGGGCGGCGTAATGATGGGCGCCATGCTTAAAGGGGACAACAAAGTCACCATCAAAGTGGACGGCAATGGCCCTCTCGGTGCAATCCTGGTGGACAGCAATGCCAGAGGCGGAGTGCGGGGCTATGTCACCAACCCGCAAACGCATTTTGAGTTGAACGAAAAAGGCAAATTGGACGTGCGCCGTGCTGTAGGGACGGAAGGCATGTTCGCAGTTGTGAAAGACTTGGGGCTCCGGGACAATTTCACGGGCCAAACGCCGATTGTTTCCGGCGAAATCGCTGAAGACTTTACGTACTACATGGCCATTTCAGAACAAGTGCCTTCTTCGGTAGGGCTTGGTGTGCTGGTGGATACGGATAACTCGATTCTAGCAGCAGGCGGCTTTATTGTTCAATTAATGCCAGATACAGATGACGAAACGATATCCAAAATTGAAGCACGCCTCTCCAGCATCGAACCGGTTTCAAAAATGATTCAGCGCGGCTTGTCCCCTGAAGAAATTTTGGAAGAAGTGCTTGGAAAGGGAAATATTCAAATACTGGAAAAAATGCCGGTGAAATTCGAATGCAATTGCTCGAAAGAACGGTTTGCTGCGGGCATCCTCGGGCTTGGACAGCATGAAATTCAGAACATGATCAAAGAAGACGGCATGGCGGAAGCACAATGCCATTTCTGCCTGGAAACCTATCGTTATTCTAAAGAGGAGTTGGAATCTTTCATCGATGAGCTCAAATTATAATCGGAGACGCCCTACTGCACCTCCGGCAACCACATCTGCAGGGCGCCCTAAAAAAAGACTGAAATCCGGACCGCTTTTGTTCATGATCCTTGTGCTGTTTATCGCCAATCTTTTATGGTTTATTGCCTGGCTGATTCCCAATGCCCCTGAAAACACCGAAGAAGTCGCTTCGGTCAGTGGTGAAGCTATTACCCAGGGAGAGTGGATGGCAGCGATGGAAGAACAATACGGCCGCGATGTATTGCTGGAAATGGTTAACCAAAAAGTGATGGAAACGGCAGCAAAAGAATACGACATTAAGGTCAGCGAGAAAGAAATTGAATTGGAATTGGCGATGCTTCGCTCCGGACAGGACCGTACCGAATCCACTTTGGCCGGAGATGATCCAGAATTGTTGAAGGACAAAGTGAAAGCCCGATTAATCCTTGAAAAAGTCCTGACCAAAGATATTGTGATAAAAGAAGACAAAATCGAAAAGTTCTATAAAGAAAACCAGTCGCTTTATGATGTGGAAGATGCATACCGCACGCGCATGATTGTGGTAGATTCCGAAAAAGATGCGGAAGAAGCTCTTTCTGAACTGGAGAACGGTTCTTCATTTGAAGCGCTAGCACGTGAACGTTCCCTTGATACAGCAACCGGAAGCTTGGGCGGCGACATCGGCTACATTTCCGCCGATCAAAACTCGGTAGACCCGGCTATTGCCGAAACGGTCACTTCGGTAAAAGTGGATGGCTACTCAGATCCGCTCAAGCTGAAAGACGGCCGCACCGCTATTATCTCGGTGACGGAAAAAGCAAAAGGGCAAACATTTTCATTCAAAGAAGTTAAAGATCACATCAGCCGCGAACTGGCACTTGAGCAGCTGCCCCAGTCTGTAACACCGGAAGCGTTTTGGAAAGAGTTTGACGCTGAATGGTTTTACGGGGAATAACGAAAAGGCATTTCCTCCGGGAAGTGCCTTTTTTCTCATAATTCGTACAGTTTGACATTAAACAATTAATATTGATACGATAAAGGGAGTATAATGCAGATAAAACTACTAGGAATTAGGAGTGTTGAAAAATGGCGCGTATTGGAAATTCTATAACTGAATTGATCGGGCAAACCCCTATCGTAAAATTAAACCGTATGACGGGTGCTGAAGATGCAGACGTATATTTGAAATTAGAATATTTTAACCCTGGCAGCAGCGTAAAAGACCGTATTGCATTGGCTATGATTGAGGCGGCTGAAAAAGAAGGAAAGCTAAAAGAAGGCGACACCATTATCGAACCGACAAGCGGCAACACCGGCATCGGCTTAGCCATGATCGCAGCAGCAAAAGGCTACAAATCAGTTCTGGTAATGCCGGAAACGATGAGCATGGAGCGCCGCAATCTTCTGCGCGCTTACGGAGCGGAACTTGTATTGACTCCAGGGCCGGACGGCATGAACGGACCGAATGGGGCTATCAAGACGGCTGAAAAACTAGCTAATGAAAACGGCTGGTTTATGCCGCAGCAATTTAAAAACGAAGCGAATCCGGAAGTGCACCGTTTAACGACGGGACCTGAAATCGTCGAAGCGATGGGCGATCAGCTGGATGCATTTATTTCAGGAATCGGAACAGGTGGAACCATTACAGGAGCCGGTGAAGTATTAAAAGAAAAGTATCCGGATATCCACATTGTAGCTGTGGAACCGACAGACTCGCCGGTGCTTTCTGGCGGCAAACCGGGACCGCATAAAATCCAAGGGATCGGGGCAGGTTTTGTACCGGATATTTTGGATACAGAAATCTACAGCGAAATCATCCAAGTGACAAACGACCAATCGTTTGAAGCGGCCCGCAAGGCAGCACGTGAAGAAGGCATCCTTGGAGGAATTTCTTCAGGGGCAGCGATTTACGCAGCGCTTCAAGTGGCGAAGCGCCTTGGAAAAGACAAAAAAGTATTGGCGATCATTCCGTCAAACGGCGAACGTTACTTGAGCACACCGCTTTATCAATTCGAAGAAAACAATTAAATTTGAATCTAAAAGAGCATGCCTTGTGCATGCTCTTTTATTGTGGCGATTTTCAATACGCGTTAAGATAAGGGCAGCGACGGAGCTATTTCCCGGGAAATAGAAATTACAGAACTGGAAGGTGGAAAAATTGACAATCAACTTCAATGAAAAAACTTGGGTGATGGGTATTTTAAACATCACTCCAGACTCCTTTTCAGATGGCGGCAGCTATTCGACTGTGGAGCAGGCGGTAGACCGAGCCAAACAAATGGTGGCAGACGGAGCAGATATTATTGACGTGGGCGGCGAATCTACCCGTCCAGGCTATACGCTGATTTCTGATGAAGAAGAAATCGGACGTGTAGTTCCGGTCATTCGGGCTTTGGCGAAGGAAGTGGACGCTTATATTTCAATCGATACATACAAAGCAGCGGTGGCCGACGCGGCCGTTGAAGCCGGAGCCCATATCATCAACGACATCTGGGGCGCAAAATACGAGCCGGGAATCGCCAAAGTAGCGGCGAAGCGAAATGTGCCAATTATTTTGATGCACAACCGTAACGAAGCGTTATACATGGATTTCTGGACAGACGTTAAGCAGGATATAGACGAAAGCATTCAAATTGCACTGGAGGCTGGAGTTTCAAAAGAGCAGATTTGGCTCGATCCGGGCATTGGTTTCGGCAAGACAACATACCATAACATTGAAATGATGCGGCACCTGGATCAGTTTGTTGCCCTTGGCTATCCGGTCTTGCTTGGAACTTCCCGCAAATCGTTCATTGGAAAAGTGCTCGATGTCCCGGTAAGTGAAAGACTGGAAGGATCGCTTGCCACTGTTTGCTACGGAGTAGAAAAAGGCTGTCAGATTGTGCGCGTCCACGATGTGAAAGAAACAAGCCGCGCTGTCCGTATGCTCGATGTATTAACCGGCAAGCAAACATACAAAGGAGTGGAGTAATGGATTATATTCATGTGAACGATATGGAATTTTACGGGTACCACGGAGTGTTTCCTGAAGAAACAAAATTGGGCCAGCGATTTCGTTTGACGGTTTCGCTTGCGGTTGATTTGAAAAAGGCTGGAGAAACAGACGACCTCGTGCATACTGTCCATTATGGGGAAGTTTACGAAGTGTGCCGCCGTATTGTGGAAGGTGAGCCGAAAAAGCTGGTGGAAGCGGTGGCGGAAGACGTGGCTGCAGGCATCCTTTCTCAATTTCCGCTCGTGAAAGGGATTCGTGTGCAAATGATTAAACCGGATCCGCCGATTCCAGGCCATTACAAGTCGGTTGCCATTGAACTGACGCGAGGAGAATTTGCATGAATGAAAGTTATTTATCGCTCGGCTCGAACATGGGGGACCGGCTGGACATGCTCAAGCAAGCAGTCCGGATGCTGGCGGAACATCCATCGATTGACGTAGCAGCGATTTCTTCCCTCTACGAAAC is from Planococcus liqunii and encodes:
- the hpt gene encoding hypoxanthine phosphoribosyltransferase, with the translated sequence MLEKDIEEILISEERLQEKARELGETLTRDYQDKYPLAIGVLKGAMPFMGDLMKRIDCYVEMDFMDVSSYGNATVSSGEVKIVKDLNTSVEGRDLLIIEDIIDSGLTLSYLVDLFKYRKANSIKIVTLLDKPSGRKVDLKADYIGFEVPDAFVVGYGLDYAEKYRNLPYIGILKPSVYSEDQE
- a CDS encoding peptidyl-prolyl cis-trans isomerase, whose protein sequence is MSSNYNRRRPTAPPATTSAGRPKKRLKSGPLLFMILVLFIANLLWFIAWLIPNAPENTEEVASVSGEAITQGEWMAAMEEQYGRDVLLEMVNQKVMETAAKEYDIKVSEKEIELELAMLRSGQDRTESTLAGDDPELLKDKVKARLILEKVLTKDIVIKEDKIEKFYKENQSLYDVEDAYRTRMIVVDSEKDAEEALSELENGSSFEALARERSLDTATGSLGGDIGYISADQNSVDPAIAETVTSVKVDGYSDPLKLKDGRTAIISVTEKAKGQTFSFKEVKDHISRELALEQLPQSVTPEAFWKEFDAEWFYGE
- the cysK gene encoding cysteine synthase A, whose translation is MARIGNSITELIGQTPIVKLNRMTGAEDADVYLKLEYFNPGSSVKDRIALAMIEAAEKEGKLKEGDTIIEPTSGNTGIGLAMIAAAKGYKSVLVMPETMSMERRNLLRAYGAELVLTPGPDGMNGPNGAIKTAEKLANENGWFMPQQFKNEANPEVHRLTTGPEIVEAMGDQLDAFISGIGTGGTITGAGEVLKEKYPDIHIVAVEPTDSPVLSGGKPGPHKIQGIGAGFVPDILDTEIYSEIIQVTNDQSFEAARKAAREEGILGGISSGAAIYAALQVAKRLGKDKKVLAIIPSNGERYLSTPLYQFEENN
- the folB gene encoding dihydroneopterin aldolase, coding for MDYIHVNDMEFYGYHGVFPEETKLGQRFRLTVSLAVDLKKAGETDDLVHTVHYGEVYEVCRRIVEGEPKKLVEAVAEDVAAGILSQFPLVKGIRVQMIKPDPPIPGHYKSVAIELTRGEFA
- the ftsH gene encoding ATP-dependent zinc metalloprotease FtsH → MNRIFRYTIFYLLIFLVIIGILGTFNNSAQPTENIGYNDFLEALQDGTVTEVTIQPDANVYEVTGKLQGYDENQSFVTNIPMENEAVITKIDEIATDQGVDVDYLKAPQTSGWVSFFTGIIPFIIIFILFFFLLNQSQGGGGGRVMNFGKSKAKLYDDQKHKVRFNDVAGADEEKQELVEVVDFLKDPRRFADIGARIPKGILLVGPPGTGKTLLARAVAGEAGVPFFSISGSDFVEMFVGVGASRVRDLFENAKKNSPCIIFIDEIDAVGRQRGAGLGGGHDEREQTLNQLLVEMDGFGANEGVIIIAATNRPDILDPALLRPGRFDRQITVGRPDVKGREEVLKVHARNKPLDPTVDMKAIAQRTPGFSGADLENLLNEAALVAARRSKLKIDMSDIDEATDRVIAGPAKKNRVISKKERNIVAFHESGHTVVGLILDDADIVHKVTIVPRGQAGGYAVMLPREDRYFMTKPELLDKIAGLLGGRVAEDIIFGEVSTGAHNDFQRATAIARSMVTEYGMSDKIGPIQFGQAQGGNVFLGRDFNSEQNYSDAIAFEIDQEIQRIIKEQYIRTKEILTENKHLLDLIATTLLDVETLDAAQILHLKEHGTLPERSYEALNGDFEKEGVDLTKDETPDVTGAPNDPSSGDLPKEGSTSGSASGPIQEERK
- a CDS encoding type III pantothenate kinase, whose translation is MILVMDVGNTNIVLGVYGQDRLLHHWRLETDRHKTEDEFGMQLKALLTDAGLAFASINGIIMSSVVPPIMAALERMCQKYFHIKPLIVGPGVKTGLNIKYDNPREVGADRIVNAVAAIEEYGAPLIIVDFGTATTYCYINEHRQYMGGAIAPGINISTEALYSRASKLPRIEIARPASVIGKNTVSAMQSGIVYGYVGQAEGIVARMKAESKQQPKVIATGGMAPLIADESAVIDKVDPFLTLKGLYLIYKRN
- the folP gene encoding dihydropteroate synthase, whose amino-acid sequence is MGILNITPDSFSDGGSYSTVEQAVDRAKQMVADGADIIDVGGESTRPGYTLISDEEEIGRVVPVIRALAKEVDAYISIDTYKAAVADAAVEAGAHIINDIWGAKYEPGIAKVAAKRNVPIILMHNRNEALYMDFWTDVKQDIDESIQIALEAGVSKEQIWLDPGIGFGKTTYHNIEMMRHLDQFVALGYPVLLGTSRKSFIGKVLDVPVSERLEGSLATVCYGVEKGCQIVRVHDVKETSRAVRMLDVLTGKQTYKGVE
- the hslO gene encoding Hsp33 family molecular chaperone HslO, translated to MGDYLVRGLGFNGSVRAFAVDTTQTVAEAQKRHMTWPTASAALGRTMTGGVMMGAMLKGDNKVTIKVDGNGPLGAILVDSNARGGVRGYVTNPQTHFELNEKGKLDVRRAVGTEGMFAVVKDLGLRDNFTGQTPIVSGEIAEDFTYYMAISEQVPSSVGLGVLVDTDNSILAAGGFIVQLMPDTDDETISKIEARLSSIEPVSKMIQRGLSPEEILEEVLGKGNIQILEKMPVKFECNCSKERFAAGILGLGQHEIQNMIKEDGMAEAQCHFCLETYRYSKEELESFIDELKL